The following are encoded in a window of Solidesulfovibrio magneticus RS-1 genomic DNA:
- a CDS encoding methyl-accepting chemotaxis protein has protein sequence MAVQPSGSGGAFGVLRRFSLSWRFVLLLALFALFTAGMILTFSRELQRLEDHTVSAAQDIMLQGERQKLAVASNGMAQAIAAIVKDVPDKEKRYDIIRNMVDAFRFEDDKSGYFFVYQGTVNIALPPNKANQGKDLGDVKDKNNVYFVRELAKAAAAGGFVEYVFPKPGAGDQPKLAYAIAIPGTDLWLGTGVYIDNVDRTKAAIKADNAARIRDALTAIAVACGLGLAILIGLCLVIMASVTGPIRQTTQAAMQCAAGDLSVRLDAVGNDEAARMQVALNAMVATLRDNMAAIETKTKEAEEKARAAEAATRLAEDATRKAEQARAEGLAHAAARLGGVVSVVDSTSAELATRIAESSQGAEDQSRRMAETATAMEEMNATVLEVARNASSASQTAETARSKAVDGSGVVEEVVAAIGAVERQAQSLKADMGALGKQAQDIGAIMNVISDIADQTNLLALNAAIEAARAGDAGRGFAVVADEVRKLAEKTMTATKEVGDAIRGIQDGARRNVGNVDAAAGAVEKATSLAAAAGEALASIVTLVENASDQVRSIATAAEQQSATSEEINRSVEAVSATAEASSRTLADASRAVAELAGQTQELAALMEELEREGRAAPRALT, from the coding sequence GCATGATCCTCACGTTCTCCCGCGAGCTCCAGCGTCTTGAAGACCACACCGTCTCCGCCGCCCAGGACATCATGCTGCAAGGCGAACGGCAAAAGCTGGCCGTTGCGTCCAACGGCATGGCCCAGGCCATTGCCGCCATCGTCAAAGATGTGCCGGATAAGGAAAAGCGCTACGACATCATCCGCAACATGGTCGATGCCTTCCGCTTCGAGGACGACAAGTCCGGCTACTTTTTCGTCTACCAAGGCACGGTCAACATCGCCCTGCCGCCAAACAAAGCCAATCAAGGCAAGGATCTGGGCGACGTCAAAGACAAGAACAACGTCTATTTCGTCCGCGAACTCGCCAAAGCCGCCGCCGCCGGTGGCTTCGTGGAATACGTCTTCCCCAAGCCCGGGGCCGGCGACCAGCCCAAACTCGCCTACGCCATCGCCATCCCCGGCACCGACCTCTGGCTCGGCACGGGCGTGTACATCGACAACGTCGACCGCACCAAGGCCGCCATCAAGGCCGACAACGCCGCCCGCATCCGCGACGCCCTGACCGCCATCGCCGTGGCCTGCGGCCTGGGCCTGGCCATCCTCATCGGCCTGTGCCTCGTCATCATGGCCTCCGTCACCGGCCCCATCCGCCAGACCACCCAGGCCGCCATGCAGTGCGCCGCTGGCGACCTGTCCGTGCGCCTGGACGCCGTCGGCAACGACGAAGCCGCCCGGATGCAGGTCGCCCTCAACGCCATGGTGGCCACCCTGCGCGACAACATGGCCGCCATCGAAACCAAGACCAAGGAAGCCGAGGAAAAGGCCCGGGCCGCCGAGGCCGCCACCCGACTGGCCGAGGACGCCACCCGCAAGGCCGAACAAGCCCGGGCCGAAGGCCTGGCCCACGCTGCCGCCCGTTTGGGCGGCGTGGTGTCCGTCGTCGATTCCACCTCGGCCGAGTTGGCCACCCGCATCGCCGAATCCAGCCAGGGAGCTGAAGACCAGTCCCGGCGCATGGCCGAAACAGCCACGGCCATGGAAGAAATGAATGCCACCGTCCTGGAGGTCGCCAGAAACGCCTCGTCCGCTTCGCAGACCGCCGAGACGGCCCGCTCCAAGGCCGTGGACGGCTCGGGCGTGGTGGAAGAAGTGGTGGCCGCCATCGGCGCGGTGGAGCGCCAGGCCCAAAGCCTCAAGGCGGATATGGGGGCGCTGGGCAAGCAGGCCCAGGACATCGGGGCCATCATGAACGTCATCTCCGACATCGCCGACCAGACCAATCTGCTGGCCCTAAACGCCGCCATCGAGGCCGCCCGGGCCGGCGACGCCGGACGCGGCTTCGCCGTGGTGGCCGACGAGGTGCGCAAGCTCGCCGAAAAGACCATGACCGCCACCAAGGAAGTCGGCGACGCCATCCGCGGCATCCAGGACGGGGCCCGGCGCAACGTCGGCAATGTGGACGCCGCCGCCGGAGCCGTGGAAAAGGCCACCTCCCTGGCCGCCGCCGCCGGCGAGGCCCTGGCCAGCATTGTCACCCTGGTGGAAAACGCTTCCGATCAGGTGCGCTCCATCGCCACGGCGGCCGAACAGCAGTCCGCCACCAGCGAGGAAATCAATCGATCGGTGGAAGCCGTCAGCGCCACGGCCGAGGCCAGCTCCCGCACCCTGGCCGACGCCTCCCGAGCCGTGGCCGAACTGGCCGGCCAAACCCAGGAACTGGCCGCGCTCATGGAAGAACTCGAACGCGAAGGCCGCGCCGCCCCCCGGGCGCTGACGTAA
- a CDS encoding winged helix-turn-helix transcriptional regulator, translating to MRKVYTVVTAAEDVEKTLHLLEGRWKLLILFHLFGGQVQRYSDLERLIPGISQKMLAQQLRQLEADGLVSRKVYPQTPPKVEYRLTEWGQALCPALDALLFWAEQRPEADAG from the coding sequence ATGAGGAAAGTGTATACGGTCGTGACGGCGGCCGAGGATGTCGAAAAGACCCTGCATTTGCTGGAAGGCCGCTGGAAACTGCTGATCCTGTTTCACCTGTTTGGCGGGCAGGTGCAGCGCTATAGCGACTTGGAGCGGCTTATTCCGGGGATATCCCAGAAGATGTTGGCCCAGCAGTTGCGGCAGTTGGAGGCGGACGGCCTGGTGTCGCGAAAAGTGTATCCCCAGACGCCGCCCAAGGTGGAGTATCGCTTGACCGAGTGGGGCCAGGCTTTGTGTCCGGCCTTGGACGCGCTGCTGTTCTGGGCCGAGCAACGCCCCGAGGCCGACGCCGGCTGA